TGGTCTCTCAATTTTACTTCGGGGTTTGCTCTGATCGAGTACAACTCCGATCCCGCGTTTACCAGCATAATCGCAGATAAATGTGAGTGGGGATCAAAGTAATTTTTGAAGCCATTGTCACAATCATTTATTCATATAAATACTCGTACTTGATTCAGATCCTCCGGGACGCATCGCAAAACTCACCATAGGCCTACTATTCGCTTTCCCTATATTATCGTCTGGGAGCTATATGGCACATCTTTTCCTCTCATGCCTAGACGAGTCTTGCAGCGGAAGGGCATGCTATTCGCAATTATGATATTTTGGTTAGCGTCCATATTCCCCGTGGCCCTGTGAAGGATTTATGCCGTTTTGTACTATGGTAAGTTACCCCACTAGTGCCAGGATTGAGTCCCATGACCTGTTTGTGAATTGGTTGTTCGCACAGGAACTCGAACGATTTGGGCCTTTTGCTATCCACTTCCGCAATAGCATACAACGCGTCCGCGCCACTGTTAGGCTTAGTGTACTATTTCACTCAGCGCTACAAGGTAGAAGTCGGAAGAACTCGTAGCGAATAGTGCTGATGCGATGTTGGTTAGCCCTTTTATGTCTGGGATGTGTTCTCTTTGCTTGTATGCCAAATCCCTTTCATGCCGCGAAAATTAATTACTGATACTATAGTATAGGGGTTGTGCGCTCTGGGTACACGTTGCGCGTGACTGGGTTTCACAGTAGCCGATGAATTACCTGCCTCAGCGGCATATCTTGTGCGTGTATCCCTCAATTCTTCACGATAGCCCGCTACTCAACTTAAACTCAACCATCTAGTTCACTATTCAAGCACTCATCGGTTTCGGAATTATTGCAGTCGACATGGGTACCTTGATTAGTGCTCAGGCCTCCGTTGCCCACGATGATCTAGCGACTGTAACGGCCTTACTTGCCGTTTCATCACAACTTGCTACCAGTGTAGGAAATGTAGTGGGAACGGCGAGCTCAGTGTAAGCTAGACAACACTACCTTTTCTTCCACACCGACTATATGCTAATGCATGTTTGGTAGATGGATGGTGCTACCAGATCAGAGTTTGGCTCATGGCTCTGGGTCTATGTACGTTCCACTCGGCTGCTTGCCGTAAACTCTATTAACCCGTTAACTCTAGCAATATTATGCCTTTCCTTTCCCTGTTCGTACCGAACTACATTCTCGGGAAACGAGCATAGCGCGGCGGAGGTAGAGCGTCGGGAGGAACAAGACTCCTTGGAAAGTCAATCCAAGTGACCCCAGCCACTGTCTCCTAGTATAACTTACATTAATTGGTAACACCAAGCATCACTTTTGGATTCTTTTCTCGGTGTACTTATTATCGCGTATAATGCACATTCCACCTTTTCTCGAGCTAATTGATCCAATATAGTGATCCAGCTAGTAGATTTGTGGATTTTGCTATGATCGATTTCGGTACACTGGCCCTATAATAGCATGGCCGTGTAAATGTCAATATATTGTACTCTTATTTGGAGAAATCAACGATTCCACCGTAGCTTATGAGTAGATTGATTGTCTTGGGTTTTTAATACAAGCACTCCTCAACTAAAATGAGAAAATTGGAGACAGACTAATGTCTTAGTAGAGCGGAACTCTGGTGAGTTCACCTTTGTCATATTTATCCACCCTATGACACTATGGTAGCTCCCGCGGGCGTCCTAAATACCAAGATGCTTATTGAAGTGTTGTATAAGCCGGGCCCACAGATAGAATATGATGACTGATCTCAGAGGAAGCTCAGAAACAGAATTTGTGGGAACTCGCACGATTCTAGGTAAATACATCGTCTTCCACCCATATTTAGGCCACTTTGATGCCACTTCGCAGCCTGACAATCAGAGCTCCAACCTCACGTGATTGTGAGGCTAGCACGTACCACCATCGCGATGACGTTTGCGAGGTATCTGATTCGCCTTGGGCATCCGTATACATTAAATTCGACTAGCAACTATCGCAAATTTCACTCCACATCCAAGTTAGTAGCAGTAAGTTCACGCCTGGGTACATTCTGACCTTAACTGGACCCCGACATCCTTACGGCAGGACAATCATGCGAGTTGTTCCCGTTCCCGTCCGCAGCGATAACTATGCGTACCTTCTGATAGATGAAGCTACCAAGAAGGCTGCCGCAGTGGATCCATTCGATGTACCTAAGGTTCAGGCTCAGGCCGAGAAGGAAGGAGTTGAACTGGCGGCTCTTATTACTACTCACCACCATCCCGGTGCGCATAGTTTTGGCACACTACGGACGCTTATACACTGATTGACGCTAACTGAGCATCTCAGACCATTCTGGAGGCAATAAGGAATTCGTGAGTTTTATTAAATCCTACCTGTGCTTGGTCAAGTACTGATGTTTGGACCTACACATTTAGCATTCCGCCTATCCGGATGCTCCAGTGTACGGCGGTTCGGACAACGTCCCGGCACTCACTCATCGCGTAAAAGATGGCGATACGTTTTCCGTCGGTGAGAATATCAAAGTGGAGTCTGTCCCGACTGTCTATACCCGACCCAGCACACAGACTCACATTCCATCATGGTCAGGTGCCTGGCTACCCCGTGCCACACGCAGGATTCGATTTGTTATTATGTTCAGGATACAATTCGACCAGAACAAAAAGGAGTCTTTACCGGGTATGTTCACAGAAGCTGAGACAAAGTCTGGATCGACTAGTATTCGCTTCCAGAGATACGCTCTTCTTGGCCGGCTGTGGTCGGTTTTTCGAAGGTACCGCTCCAGAGATGCAtaaggcattgtcatatcttGGAGCCCTTCCAGATGAAACGGTGGTATACAATGGGCATGAATATACGAAAGCCTCGCTGGCCTTTGGAGCTCATATTGATCCTGATGCTCCAGGAATGAACAGGTTGCGGGAGTTAGCTGAGGAGAAAGTCACCACCGGAAAGTCAACCATTGCAGATGAGAAACAATGGAATGTGTTTATGAGACTTGACAGTGAAGCAGTGAGGTAGGTGTATCTCTGACACCAAGTAATAGTCTCGGGGATCTGATCATGGCCTATCGTTTCCAGACAGGCAACCAAGGCCCAAGATGACGTAGAAGCGATGGCCAAGCTGCGCGAAATGAAAAACTCGTTTCGGGGGTAAATCTACGATGAAATTGTGACTAAAGCTGTAGCGCGATCGCCATGAATCAATTGAAGCTGCTTTCTCCATAAATCGTTAACACAGAGCAAGCGGATCATGCTGATCGAGGCCTCGCTGTCATGGGTGAAATTCCggaatggaaatgggatattAGGACCGCTCCTCGAATTGAAGCCGATTACCTCTCGTCATTTAGCTGTGACTCATATGAATATCCAGGCGTAATGGGATACCCAACTGCGATTATTAGGCTGCCTGCTCCACTAGGTTATTGTCGAGAGCGGGTATATTTATGAGGTGTGGTAGTCCAGCTCGGTAACCGGCCCAAGCAGTAAGCCGGTCTCGCATGCTTAGTTAACCTTCACATGATTGCCGATCCTCCTCAGGGTTTCACGATGTTAATCTGGCAGTTTCCGGTGCCTTTCCCTGAATTATGACCAATATCCTCCACGCGACGTTGCGGAGAGAAGCTGCTGGACATGCGgctgtttggccatgaggaACCTTCCGGACGACGCCGTTGCCCACTAGACTCGCGATGCGCATTTCCTATCCACACTTGGCGGTCGCACCATGACCTCGGATTCTATCCGATGGGATAATACTTCTACAGCTCCATTCTCTCGACTTTCTTGCGCTATCTGGAGCTTCCAAAGATCTGACTTTCTCTGTGCTCTCAAGGTTGTTGGGGTCGTACTTAACCTCAAATATTCCGCGCCGGCTCGCGGTTCGTACCTCTCCCCCCTCCCTCTTCATATATTAGGTCTCGACCCACCCATTTCATTCTTCGGCGGATTATAACCATAGTTGCAACTCAGACACTATAAGCTCGCCGGCTCTTCACATTCCGGTTTCTCCACTTCATTCCAATGGCGGATGCAGCCAAACAGGCAGCGCTTCAGCGCGCTCTCCATGAACTCAAAGTTGCGGTAGAGCACGTGTTTTTCAGCAGGTGAATATTCGTAGAACGAGATCTGAAATTAAACAAATTGGGTGCTAAAACTACTCTAGATATATGGGTGTGGCTGGGTATACACTATTGCTCTACGACCACATCCTCACTTTTCCAGCGGAGGTGCGTCACACCCATCTGAAAGTCCCACACATGATTGAATTTGCATGCGTAGGTTGAACTTGTTTGGAAAGCTGATAAGCGAAATACTGTGACATGGCTTTTCTTCGCGGTCAGTCGTATGTTTGAAAACCAACTCCTCAAGCTCATGAATTGTTCAGAATAGATATCTTGTGCCAATTATACTGAGCATTGACCTCTACGACAAAGGCGGACTTGCGAGCCATTTGTCGACCAACTTTTGTCAAGCGTGGTTTGTGATCGAAGGCTATCTCAATGTTCTATCATTGTGAGTTACTGTCTGCTGCATTTTTATCATTTAGGGCTAACGCTGGCATCTCTCAGCGCTGCTGTTCATGGTATGTGTATCTATTTAGGATTGATGCTTCCAGCGATTCATTTATTACGATAGCATTGGTCGCTATGCGGGTAAATGCGGTCTGGGGTAGAAGGAAATGGGTTACTATCTTGCTTTGGACCGGCGGTATCCTGTATATCGTTGGCACATTGGCAATTATCTCCCCTGGGTTATTTCAAGTATTGGGTCCGTTACTTTTGTCTTCACATCCTGTTGCTGCCACATAGATCGCTGACTCTGAACCTCTGGCAACAGATGAGGTGAATCAATCGAAGGAACCCTTGCTCTCGCACTATGACTAATCTCAGCTATGAAGGTCGCACCAAACCCAGTTTTCAACGTCTGTTTTGGAACAGTATGTATGCGCCCTTGATAAACCTGTCACATCGCTAACTGAATGAATAGATTACCTCATACTTGTAAAGTTATTAACACCAACGAATAAAGGCCTCGACTGACCACATCTTTGACATTTTCTCTTCAGCTGGACTGTCTGTAAGTCTAATCCTTCCGTTACACTTTCGCCTTACGTATAGATTACTTGGTTAGGGATACCACCTATCATCTTCGAGCTCATCATATTTTCCCTCACAATTATTAAGGCAATTGAGCACCGACATAAGAACGTCAAAACACCAGTAGCATATACATTGTACCGAGACGGTAAATCTTGAACCTCGTCTCCACTCGTACACTACACTAATTTGTCAATAGGCTTCTTATATTTTATAATCATTATGAGTTCGTACCTATGTCCAGATGTGCAGCAACTACTATACAAGCTAACATCGCTATTTCAGTGTGCTCTATCTTCCCGTTGGTTGTTTGGCTTGCCGGACCACCGACGTGTAAGTGAACAGTTATTCCTTGTAACCAACGCTAACCTTGCTATAGTGGTAGCAATGCCAAAATACTTCACCATGGCGGGTACGTATAGTCAAGCGTTGCACCTGAGACATAACTTGACATTACTTTATAGTTGTCAATGTCATGGGCTTCAGACTGGTACTTAACCTTCGCGGTCTACGCGGCGACCGTAAGTCTTTCAGCAATCCGATGACCTGGATCATTTGTAACCATGTTTTTCCTGAAAGGTATCATGGCATCCTCGGGTGGTGGTACAAGCGACGACGTGAACATGGAAATGAGTGACATCAAGGGAGCTCGAATCACGCCTAACCGAACCGGATTTTCGCCGGCCCCCATCCAGGTCCGGCCCGCGTATACGGTTCAGAACTCAGGCCTATTTATTCCCACATATGAAAGCCAGCAGGTGAATCCCGCCGTCGATGCTCGATGGAAAATCGACAGGTGATATATGCCGATCAACAGCCATTCGACCGATCTTCAAATATGGAACAGGGATATCCTCCTGGATTTGGTCCGGGACGAGTGTAACAGCTCTTTCCAcatctttttttttattcaaTTATTCTATGAGTTCACGTTCATTTGGGGTCATTTTCTTCGGGTACATGGTCGTACACATATATGGATATTACGAACCAATTGGATGGGCAATACACGTGTAAACAAATATATCAATACTGTTAACCATCATAGATCACGTGAATTTTGAGAGGATTCGTCTGCGACGATGCTCAGTGAGTTGTAAGCTGGTCAAACTAATTGCGATAATAATTGCTGGTACATCTAGTTGTCGGTCTTACTGGTGGAATTGCTTCGGGAAAGTCCACAATATCGTCTTTGCTGACGTCACATGGTATCCCTGTCATTGATGCTGACCTCCTCGCCCGACAAGTTGTTGAGCCAGGTACACCTGGCCATGCGGCAATAATCTCGACATTCGGTACTGAAGTCTTGAAAGAAGGTACTCATGATATTGATAGGAAGAAACTGGGAGAGATCATATTCAACGATGAGTACAAACGTAAGCAACTCAACGCTATCGTCCACCCCGCTGTACGCAAAGCGATGTTCTGGAGCGTCGTTCGCTGCTGGCTTCGCGGAGAGCGAGTATGTGTTCTGGATGTACCACTTCTCATCGAAACTGGCATGTGGAAGCAGGTGGGTAAAGTTGTCGTTGTATATGTGTGAGTATAGCATCTCATATGTTGCTTGATGGTTCTGAAACCCTGGTATTTCTATTTCCGTAGATCAAAAGAGCTTCAGATGCAACGACTAATGCGGCGCGATTCCTCCGATCGCGCTGCTGCCCAATCCCGTGTGTCTTCTCAGCTACCCCTTGCGAGCAAACTAGAATATGCGGACGTGGTGATTGATAATTCGGGATCCATGGCCGACACAGACCGACAAATTGTTTCGCTCGTACAACGACTCCAGAAAGAGACTGGGTGGACCTGGATTGTTAGCTGGATTATACCACCAGTCGGACTGCTTCTAGGGGCATGGTGCCTTGCCTGGCGGGCAATCAAGCGAGGAAAGAAGACAAAGAGACGACCTGCTGTCCCAAATGAAGGAGCTATCGAGCTACAGTAAAGTACCGAACTGCCGTTTGCACTGTCTTGTACTCCAGTATGGCCTTGTGATAATAGTAATACACGTTTATTGCCCAGTTCAATTACGCTATTCAAATTTGCTAAAGCCGGGGTACTTTATTTCAGTCTTGACGAATTGTATCGAGCATCGAGATCAAGCTCAGCATCGCGGCCCCCGAGGCAGACCCGCCGGTTCCCCATAACAACTGCCCGGTCGCGTAGCCGAAAGACAGCTGCTGGCCTGAGTAAGACCTGACTTACGCTTCTAGCGCCTCTTTCCAGGACTTCCCGGGTCTGATCGTCTTTCCTCAACTTGAATGCAAATTCATCAAAGCTTGTGCGCAACAGACAGTCTGTTTGCTTCCAGCCAGAATGTTCAAGAATCTTGACCAACTATTCCAATCATAACCAGGGAAATTTGGTAAGGGCATATCCACACGACGAGCGATGAAAAGCGCGACGCGTGCTGCTTACCAGGTGGGATTATGCAAAAGCGATCCACAATGTCACCGGCAAATTTTGTGCGCATCGTGTGTGGGGTAAATTGACAAAGACTAGCACTGTGGGTCACTCGATCGTGTTGGGCCCGCATGACGAACGGACGGGATCAAAGCATAAAAATTATGCGCGATGCAAATACCTCTGTGCCTGAAACATTAGAGCATCGTAATCTTTACGCACCCTAGTCTGTATGGGGGTACACCCATGCGCAGACTTGTAAATATTTCACTATCACCTCGGGAATATTCTGCAGTTGATTTAGCTCAATTGGCTTTTTTTTCGTATTGTGCCACAAGCTCCCAAGTTTCAACATGTA
The nucleotide sequence above comes from Rhizoctonia solani chromosome 3, complete sequence. Encoded proteins:
- a CDS encoding dephospho-CoA kinase, yielding MADAAKQAALQRALHELKVAVEHVFFSRYMGVAGYTLLLYDHILTFPAEVELVWKADKRNTVTWLFFANRYLVPIILSIDLYDKGGLASHLSTNFCQAWFVIEGYLNVLSFAAVHALVAMRVNAVWGRRKWVTILLWTGGILYIVGTLAIISPGLFQVLDEVAPNPVFNVCFGTITSYFWTVWIPPIIFELIIFSLTIIKAIEHRHKNVKTPVAYTLYRDGFLYFIIIMMCSIFPLVVWLAGPPTLVAMPKYFTMAVVNVMGFRLVLNLRGLRGDRIMASSGGGTSDDVNMEMSDIKGARITPNRTGFSPAPIQVRPAYTVQNSGLFIPTYESQQVNPAVDARWKIDRDILLDLVRDECNSSFHIFFFIQLFYEFTFIWGHFLRDSSATMLIVGLTGGIASGKSTISSLLTSHGIPVIDADLLARQVVEPGTPGHAAIISTFGTEVLKEGTHDIDRKKLGEIIFNDEYKRKQLNAIVHPAVRKAMFWSVVRCWLRGERVCVLDVPLLIETGMWKQVGKVVVVYVSKELQMQRLMRRDSSDRAAAQSRVSSQLPLASKLEYADVVIDNSGSMADTDRQIVSLVQRLQKETGWTWIVSWIIPPVGLLLGAWCLAWRAIKRGKKTKRRPAVPNEGAIELQ